In Nasonia vitripennis strain AsymCx chromosome 2, Nvit_psr_1.1, whole genome shotgun sequence, a genomic segment contains:
- the LOC100678940 gene encoding uncharacterized protein LOC100678940, whose translation MRRVEKCIIALILIVQLLILLKLLEDVSQKGIRRWWIKPYLHANLRDRYGAFSTLFVYFAIHSQEDFYDFLHMDLDSFIDLHELVHKKLIKKSWRTPLRPELRLAVVLHYLAHGGCAKNDAWLFLIGRSTIYAIIPEVCRILNSVLIPKYVKFPTKKEWLQIADGFESHWNFPNYIGALDGKHFRIVKPKNSGVKFRNYKKYDLLATCDATLRITWFNLGDYGSYSDTSVFAVSDLARKLRNNEANIPPPRQLPNLSTQTSFVFVADEIFGLSKHLIKPFARKNDLSKEEKID comes from the exons ATGAGAAGAGTGGAGAAATGTATAAttgcattaattttaatagtgcagttattaattttattaaaattactggaAGACGTGAGCCAGAAAGGGATTAGACGGTGGTGGATTAAACCATATTTACATGCAAACTTAAGGGATCGTTACGGAGCTTTCTCAACgctttttgtttattttgctaTCCATTCTCAAGaagatttttatgattttcttcaCATGGATTTGGATTCTTTCATTGATTTGCATGAATTAGTTCACaagaaactaataaaaaaaagttggaGAACGCCACTACGACCAGAACTACGTCTAGCTGTTGTATTACA TTATCTGGCACATGGAGGTTGTGCAAAAAATGATGCCTGGCTTTTTCTCATTGGCAGATCAACAATATATGCAATCATACCAGAAGTCTGCAGAATTTTAAACAGTGTACTAATACCTAAGTACGTAAAATTTCCTACGAAAAAAGAGTGGCTACAAATTGCAGATGGATTTGAAAGTCATTGGAATTTCCCAAATTATATCGGAGCACTGGATGGGAAGCATTTTAGAATTGTGAAGCCAAAAAATTCTGGAGTTAAGTTTAGAAACTACAAGAAATATGATCTATTAGCTACTTGTGATGCCACATTAAGGATAACGTGGTTCAATTTGGGTGATTATG GTTCATATAGCGATACAAGTGTGTTTGCAGTTTCTGATTTAGCACGTAAACTTAGAAATAATGAAGCCAATATTCCACCTCCACGACAGTTGCCTAATTTATCTACTCAAACTAGTTTTGTGTTTGTGGCAGACGAAATATTTGGACTAAGTAAACATTTAATAAAGCCTTTTGCTAGGAAGAATGATCTAAGCAAAGAAGAAAAGATAGATTAA